Below is a window of Streptobacillus ratti DNA.
TATTAACTAATTTGTAATTTGTTTTTTTAATTTCATTTAATTTTTGTTTTGCTTCATTTAAATAGTTGTTGTTTATATCAATACCTATTATTTCTGTATTTTTAAATTTTTTGATAGAAGTTATTAAAAAATTACCAACACCACAAGTTGGCTCTATAATTTTATTAGGAGAAAATGAAATGTGTTCTTTTACAAAATTAGTTATTATTTCAGCGAAATACATAGGTGTTTGATAATCACCTAATTCTTTTTTAATCTTTCCATACATAATTAGTAATTCCTTTAATTTTATTATCTAGTTGTATTACTCTTCCGTATTGAAGTCTCCATTGCAGAGCGTTTGAAATTGTTAAATATCCTTGTTGTAAATGAGATGATAATATTTCTGTAGCTAAATCATTATATATAGTTTCATCTCCTGGAATATTTTTATCATATAAATATCCTATTATATCTTCCTTGTTTGCTCCATCTTTTTTCATTTCTATTAAACGTTTAGTTATAGTATAATCGGAAGTTTTATCTTTTTCAATAAATGAACAGAATAAAAAATTTAATTTACATGTGTTTTCAATATCAATTTTTTCATAAACAAAGATTAATAAGTTGTATCCTAATCCAAATATCTTTTGTCTTGCACTTCTGAAAGGACAAGAACTTTGAGGTTGTTTTATAGATGTTACTTTTATATCTGTATTTATATTTTCTTCTGGAAAATCAATGCCTTTTGAACTATTTCCCATTTCTAAGTTATATTTTTTATTTAATTCATCTTTAAATAAATGTTCTACATAAGTTCCTACTGCTTTTCCATCAGTAATACCTATTAATAATTTATGGTTTATTTTTGATTGTTTCTCACAAAAATTTTTAGCTTCCTCTTTTAATAATTCAATACTCAATCTATTTTTCATATTTTATCCCCCTTATTTTTTATAGTATACCATAAATAATTATAAAAGTGTAATATAAAAGAGGAGCCGATAAACTCCCCTTTATTGTGTTTAATAATGAATTTTTTCATAAACAAAAATTTATTAGTGAAAAAAGTGATATAATTATCATCTTAAATGTATTTATTATAGAAATAACTGTTGTTCTTGAATTCTCATTTTTTATTAAATTTAAATGTATATATGTATCTAACATAACCCATAATACTGAATACAGCATTATGTATATGTAAAATGTTAGAATAGAATGAAGTGATAAAACTCTAATAAGATATAGTGAGGCATATACTGATATTAAAGCAATAAAAATTACTTTAAAAGAAAATCTTTTAATATTTATGGTTGATGCTAAATAAGTACCTAATGTTCCACAAAAAAATATAATAAATTTATAAAATATTGGTGTACTAAATATGTCATCTAAAATATAGTGAATTTCTTCAGGTAACCAGAAATCAAGAAAATATAGCATACCATTTTTTAATATCTCTTGAATTTGTAAAATGAACGATTAAAAAAAATAATAAAAAGAATAACATTTCTTTTCTAAAGAATGCTTCTTTTAATTGATTTAAAATACTTATAAATCTATCTTTTATTTTTATATTATCATTATTTTCAATCTTTTCTTTTTTGAAAAATATTGTTATTAATACTGAATTTATTATAAAAATGACAGTTATAATTAATAATAATGTATTGTTATTATATTTAATAAATCCTCTATTATCAATTAAATATCCAAGGATAGCTAACAGTACTCCAATTTTAGAAAA
It encodes the following:
- a CDS encoding restriction endonuclease, whose product is MKNRLSIELLKEEAKNFCEKQSKINHKLLIGITDGKAVGTYVEHLFKDELNKKYNLEMGNSSKGIDFPEENINTDIKVTSIKQPQSSCPFRSARQKIFGLGYNLLIFVYEKIDIENTCKLNFLFCSFIEKDKTSDYTITKRLIEMKKDGANKEDIIGYLYDKNIPGDETIYNDLATEILSSHLQQGYLTISNALQWRLQYGRVIQLDNKIKGITNYVWKD